The following are encoded together in the Pleurocapsa sp. FMAR1 genome:
- a CDS encoding ExbD/TolR family protein has product MSRKRNYQPKPLQPFKLWEDDSETSDANIQILPLIDVIFCILTFFILAAVSFSRQQAISLDLPKAKTGAPQLQNILIVTIDDLGQLYVDKDLVSRSDLAWEIKKYNQANPDGLMTLYAAKNSTYREVVEVLDTLREVGGDRVALATLPEGSEAPKVAPTPGVNPALPGLPGAVDPFPNPPTPPNP; this is encoded by the coding sequence ATGAGTCGTAAAAGAAACTATCAGCCAAAGCCTTTACAACCTTTTAAGCTCTGGGAAGACGATAGTGAAACCAGTGATGCAAATATTCAAATTCTGCCGTTAATTGACGTTATATTCTGCATTTTAACCTTTTTTATCTTGGCAGCGGTCAGTTTTTCCCGCCAACAAGCAATCAGCTTAGATTTACCTAAAGCCAAAACAGGTGCGCCTCAGCTACAAAATATTTTAATTGTGACCATCGATGATCTTGGTCAGCTATATGTCGATAAAGACCTCGTTAGTCGTAGTGATTTAGCCTGGGAAATCAAAAAATATAATCAGGCTAATCCCGATGGCTTGATGACTCTCTATGCAGCTAAAAATTCAACCTATAGAGAGGTAGTAGAGGTATTAGACACACTCCGTGAAGTAGGAGGCGATCGCGTTGCTTTAGCAACTTTACCCGAAGGTTCAGAAGCACCCAAAGTCGCACCCACTCCAGGAGTCAATCCCGCCTTACCAGGATTACCTGGTGCCGTCGATCCTTTCCCCAATCCCCCAACACCCCCAAATCCTTAA
- a CDS encoding fused MFS/spermidine synthase yields the protein MIEKKIIDNTNKTTTVKGMERPWAITVVFSLFFISGFTALLYQVAWQRMLGLFSGSDVRSVTVVIASYLLGLGLGNLISSYNCDRLNNRQCVQVYGLCNLGIAIFAVLSRFLFYDLLFLRLQYLAQSGLLMLAIVFVSLLIPTTLMGLSLPLLSKAINRGVENAASRIGWLYGVNTLGSGLGTLVSGWYLIGTFGYEKTVYLGATFSSLVCLTALIIARQFKNTNLSRQKDRADFATSVPKQQKSIREWYLLVFLSGFTAISWEIIWFRILDIALQSNAYTYGHLLAFVLVSNGLGSMLGSKTIQHIRRPKKTFLLIQGMVAIYSAIAIWVIALVWQTYPNLRSDGGYINLDNIDFPLVFKYLIVPSVMMIVPNLLLGFYFPLVQKAVQSQEQSIGKRVGSILVANILGNVMGSLLTGLVLLNLLGTSGSIKLLCCLGLGFLVAIRPRWIKAKFTSILAVIALVVIIAFPQNSQFWAALQGINKNAYFIVAEDSTSVAAITQANKKGRLLASGQVQANFPYLHIHGLLGSIPALLHPHPTNVMIIGLGSGGTPHSIGANPLTKQIKVVELLGAELSVLKKYAQTPVGKPLKNLFADPRYQIIVGDGRRELALSDQKFDIIEADAIQPWRSRAGMLYSQEFFREVRQKLKPSGFFVEWNVGSGTQKTMLSVFPHVTSVGLGKNKNLWILIGSDRPVEFDRQKLLAKLDLPPVINFLSEKVGLDVAKVRNDVRTAKVQMYSQVSKGIPKQVNTDLFPRGEYYLN from the coding sequence TTGATAGAAAAAAAGATTATAGATAATACAAATAAAACCACTACTGTCAAAGGGATGGAGCGACCCTGGGCAATCACTGTCGTGTTTAGCCTATTTTTTATTTCGGGCTTTACAGCACTGCTTTATCAGGTAGCTTGGCAGCGGATGTTGGGATTATTTTCAGGTTCGGATGTTCGCTCAGTGACGGTGGTAATTGCTTCGTATTTACTTGGATTAGGATTGGGAAATCTAATTAGTAGTTACAATTGCGATCGCCTAAATAATCGCCAGTGTGTTCAAGTTTATGGCTTGTGTAATTTGGGCATTGCTATTTTTGCTGTTTTAAGTCGTTTCTTATTTTATGATCTACTATTTCTCAGGTTGCAATATTTAGCTCAATCTGGTCTATTGATGCTAGCGATCGTGTTTGTGAGCCTTTTGATACCCACTACCCTAATGGGTTTATCTCTGCCTTTGTTATCCAAAGCAATCAATCGTGGTGTAGAAAACGCAGCTTCTCGAATTGGTTGGCTATACGGCGTAAATACTTTAGGTTCGGGATTAGGTACTTTAGTTTCTGGCTGGTATCTAATTGGAACTTTTGGCTATGAAAAAACGGTGTATTTGGGAGCGACATTTAGTAGTTTAGTTTGTTTAACTGCCCTAATTATTGCTCGACAATTTAAAAATACAAATCTTAGTCGGCAAAAAGATAGGGCGGATTTTGCTACTTCAGTACCAAAGCAGCAAAAATCTATTCGAGAATGGTATTTACTGGTTTTTCTCTCAGGTTTTACGGCGATCTCTTGGGAAATTATTTGGTTTCGGATTTTAGATATTGCTTTACAGTCAAATGCCTATACCTACGGTCATTTGTTGGCTTTTGTACTCGTTAGTAATGGTTTGGGCAGTATGTTGGGGTCAAAAACAATCCAGCATATTCGTCGCCCCAAAAAAACGTTTTTATTAATTCAAGGTATGGTAGCGATTTACTCAGCGATCGCTATTTGGGTTATTGCTCTTGTTTGGCAAACTTATCCTAATTTACGCTCAGATGGTGGCTATATCAACCTTGATAACATTGACTTTCCTTTAGTTTTTAAATATTTAATTGTACCTTCGGTGATGATGATAGTGCCTAATCTGCTGCTGGGCTTTTATTTTCCTTTGGTACAAAAAGCAGTTCAAAGCCAAGAACAGTCTATCGGCAAACGAGTTGGTTCGATTTTGGTTGCCAATATTCTTGGTAACGTCATGGGAAGTCTATTGACGGGTTTGGTTTTATTAAATTTATTAGGAACTTCAGGCTCGATTAAACTACTCTGTTGTCTAGGATTAGGTTTTCTGGTGGCAATTCGCCCCCGCTGGATTAAAGCTAAATTTACCAGTATTTTAGCGGTTATTGCTCTGGTGGTAATTATTGCTTTTCCTCAAAACAGCCAGTTTTGGGCAGCCTTGCAAGGAATTAACAAAAACGCCTATTTTATTGTGGCAGAAGATTCTACTAGCGTCGCTGCCATCACACAAGCAAATAAAAAGGGACGACTATTAGCCAGTGGACAGGTGCAGGCTAATTTTCCCTATCTGCACATTCATGGGCTTTTAGGGAGCATTCCTGCTTTGCTTCATCCCCATCCCACCAACGTCATGATTATTGGACTGGGTTCGGGAGGAACACCCCATAGCATCGGTGCAAATCCTCTGACTAAACAAATTAAAGTTGTTGAACTTTTGGGTGCAGAGTTAAGCGTACTCAAAAAATATGCTCAAACCCCTGTAGGCAAACCATTAAAAAACTTATTTGCCGATCCTCGTTACCAAATTATTGTTGGTGATGGACGTAGAGAATTAGCCCTCTCCGACCAAAAGTTTGACATTATTGAAGCAGATGCTATTCAGCCTTGGCGATCGCGTGCGGGAATGCTTTATTCCCAAGAATTTTTTCGAGAAGTACGGCAAAAACTCAAGCCAAGCGGTTTTTTTGTGGAGTGGAACGTTGGTTCGGGTACACAGAAAACCATGCTTAGTGTATTTCCTCACGTTACCAGTGTCGGTCTTGGCAAAAACAAAAATCTTTGGATTTTGATTGGTAGCGATCGCCCTGTTGAATTTGACCGACAGAAACTACTTGCCAAGCTAGATTTACCGCCAGTCATTAATTTTCTCTCAGAAAAAGTAGGTCTTGATGTGGCAAAAGTTCGTAACGATGTCCGAACAGCCAAGGTACAAATGTATTCTCAGGTATCAAAAGGTATACCCAAGCAGGTAAATACAGATTTATTCCCGCGAGGTGAATATTATCTCAATTGA
- the bioB gene encoding biotin synthase BioB, whose translation MTKIDYDAIAKLSLAGELIDRTTAKSILTAPDLVLLEQLAAAYKVRYHYWSNRVRLHFLLNAQSGLCPEDCNYCSQSKISTAEIEKYPLIAQARIVQAADKAADLKAGTFCMAISGRSPSESVFNNVLDAFKAVKEKHDLKICACLGLLNESQTQRLAEVGVDRVNHNLNTSENHHENICSTHTFRDRVATIKNVQKAGITTCSGGILGMNETDEDIIDLAYSLRELDVTSVPVNFLIPIAGTPLSDVNQLNPRRCLRILSLFRFILPKQEIRIAGGREVHLRSLQVMGLYPANSIFVGDYLTTTGQSEDADLAMIRDGGFVLENPDGSILNVEDNIILTR comes from the coding sequence ATGACTAAAATTGACTACGATGCCATCGCTAAACTTTCTTTGGCAGGAGAGTTAATCGATCGCACCACTGCCAAAAGCATTCTAACAGCCCCAGATTTGGTTTTATTAGAGCAATTAGCAGCAGCTTACAAGGTTCGTTATCATTATTGGTCAAATCGCGTCAGACTTCACTTTTTACTCAATGCTCAAAGTGGCTTATGTCCCGAAGACTGCAACTATTGTTCTCAATCAAAAATTTCAACCGCCGAGATTGAGAAATATCCTTTGATAGCCCAAGCAAGAATTGTCCAGGCAGCAGATAAGGCAGCAGATTTAAAAGCAGGTACGTTTTGCATGGCTATTTCAGGGCGATCGCCTTCGGAATCTGTCTTTAACAACGTATTAGATGCCTTTAAAGCCGTCAAAGAGAAACACGACTTAAAGATCTGTGCCTGTTTGGGGTTACTCAATGAATCTCAAACCCAACGTTTAGCTGAAGTGGGAGTAGATCGAGTTAACCATAATCTCAATACTTCAGAAAATCACCACGAGAATATTTGTAGCACTCATACTTTTCGCGATCGCGTGGCAACAATTAAAAACGTCCAAAAAGCAGGTATTACGACTTGTTCAGGGGGAATTCTGGGCATGAATGAAACCGATGAAGATATTATCGACTTGGCTTATTCTTTGCGAGAGTTAGACGTTACCAGCGTGCCAGTTAACTTTCTAATTCCCATTGCTGGCACACCTTTAAGCGACGTTAATCAGCTAAATCCCCGTCGCTGTTTACGAATCTTAAGCCTATTTAGATTTATTCTGCCTAAGCAAGAAATCAGAATTGCGGGGGGGAGAGAAGTCCACTTGCGATCGCTACAGGTAATGGGTTTATATCCTGCTAACTCTATTTTTGTCGGCGACTATCTTACCACCACTGGACAATCAGAAGACGCTGATTTAGCTATGATTCGCGATGGGGGATTTGTCTTAGAAAACCCCGATGGTTCAATTTTAAACGTAGAAGACAATATCATCTTAACCCGTTAA
- a CDS encoding sirohydrochlorin chelatase, with protein sequence MVFVNSSLQSSINQLKLQPLPYQRPLLMIGHGTKNERGRQTFIDFVEAYKKLDTSRPVIPGFLELTQPTIQEAVIACVEQGYTEITALPILLFAARHNKFDVTNELDRSRSPYPQLSFNYGRHFGITPKIIELWRDRLAELDKPEYNPRNIDREDTVLLFVGRGSSDPDANGDVYKLARIIWEGSGYKTVETCFIGITHPRLEPGFSRAYLHQAKRVIVLPYFMFTGTLMEKIFDITAQQEERHPEIDFACLPEMGIAPQLLEVIREREIEAQLGQVAMNCEMCKFRLAAVDEHGHGHGHGHEHGHHHHHDNSDPYAKVKDYHQRIWKTP encoded by the coding sequence ATGGTTTTTGTCAATTCTTCTCTGCAATCGAGTATTAATCAACTTAAATTACAGCCATTGCCTTATCAAAGACCTTTATTAATGATTGGTCATGGTACAAAAAATGAACGAGGTAGACAAACCTTTATTGATTTTGTCGAAGCTTATAAAAAATTGGATACTTCTCGTCCTGTTATTCCTGGCTTTTTAGAGCTTACTCAGCCGACAATTCAAGAAGCTGTAATAGCTTGCGTTGAACAAGGCTATACAGAAATTACAGCTTTGCCAATTTTGTTGTTTGCTGCCAGACACAATAAATTTGATGTTACCAACGAGCTAGACCGATCGCGATCGCCCTATCCTCAGTTAAGCTTTAATTATGGTCGCCATTTTGGGATTACTCCTAAAATTATCGAGCTATGGCGCGATCGCTTGGCAGAGTTGGACAAGCCAGAATATAACCCCCGTAATATTGACCGCGAAGATACTGTACTGCTATTTGTCGGCAGGGGTTCGAGCGATCCTGATGCTAATGGTGATGTGTACAAACTAGCTCGCATAATCTGGGAAGGTAGTGGCTACAAAACAGTAGAAACCTGCTTTATTGGTATTACTCATCCTCGTTTAGAACCAGGTTTTAGTCGGGCATATTTGCATCAGGCTAAACGGGTAATTGTCCTGCCCTATTTCATGTTTACAGGCACGTTAATGGAAAAAATTTTTGATATTACTGCCCAACAAGAAGAACGACATCCTGAGATTGATTTTGCTTGCTTACCAGAAATGGGAATTGCCCCTCAGCTATTGGAGGTAATTAGAGAAAGAGAAATTGAGGCGCAGCTAGGTCAAGTGGCGATGAACTGTGAAATGTGTAAGTTTCGTCTGGCAGCAGTAGATGAACATGGACATGGACACGGACACGGACATGAACATGGACATCACCATCATCACGACAATAGCGATCCTTATGCCAAGGTAAAAGATTATCATCAACGTATCTGGAAAACACCCTAG
- a CDS encoding DoxX family protein: MEYIALAARICLCLIFFKAGISHITGFSGLIKTISSQGLPLASVLAAGTVFFQLLGAVSLLIGYKIEIGSILLIIFLIPASLVFHNPIADPSQINDFLKNIGLIGGLLMLIYAGSGALSIDGKKKR, encoded by the coding sequence ATGGAATATATAGCATTAGCTGCCCGTATTTGTCTTTGTTTGATTTTTTTTAAGGCAGGCATCAGCCACATTACGGGTTTTAGCGGGTTGATCAAGACTATAAGTAGTCAAGGATTACCTCTGGCTAGTGTATTGGCAGCAGGAACAGTGTTTTTTCAGCTTTTGGGAGCAGTTTCTTTATTAATCGGTTATAAAATCGAGATTGGTTCAATTTTATTAATTATTTTTCTGATTCCTGCTTCTTTGGTATTTCATAACCCTATTGCCGATCCGAGTCAGATCAATGACTTTCTCAAGAATATTGGTTTAATTGGTGGATTATTGATGCTTATTTATGCTGGTTCTGGTGCATTGAGTATCGATGGAAAAAAAAAGAGATAA
- a CDS encoding NAD(P)/FAD-dependent oxidoreductase codes for MIDAYLCWFWCIEYRWKKKEITAIPKVVVVGAGFAGLRAVRHLADAKAEILLIDRHNYHTFIPLLYQVATGFIEPELIAYPLRKALRNFSNVDFLMAEVKQIDLESKTLITDGCSITYDYLVIATGSQANFLQVSGAPQHTFPLRTLENAVTLRNHIIYCFEQAVKQSGEDMAQKLTFIIVGGGPTGVEMAGALQELIHDCLIKDYPQLDLRQAKVILLQSGSSLLSTYPQSLSKYTLRQLRDRGVKVHFNNRVKAVSPTEVVLEDNTRIATSTIIWTAGVEANFPEPKEAVATASKNKIEVLTTLQLPKYPHVYVAGDAAYVEQNGKPLIGVAPEALQLGGAIAKNIKLQLRGKAPTAFNYFNKGRAAIIARNAGVIYLLGKIPLSGFLAWLLWLGIHVYYLPGLSNRVKLLGAWLKDYIWRDRSVQQVFTATNSPDKM; via the coding sequence ATTATTGATGCTTATTTATGCTGGTTCTGGTGCATTGAGTATCGATGGAAAAAAAAAGAGATAACCGCTATTCCAAAAGTTGTAGTTGTTGGAGCAGGTTTTGCGGGTTTAAGAGCCGTCAGACATTTAGCAGATGCTAAAGCAGAAATACTATTAATCGATCGCCATAATTATCATACTTTTATTCCTCTTCTCTATCAGGTAGCTACAGGTTTTATTGAACCAGAATTAATCGCTTACCCTCTGCGTAAAGCGTTACGAAATTTTAGTAACGTTGATTTTTTGATGGCAGAGGTTAAACAAATTGACTTAGAAAGCAAGACGTTAATTACAGACGGTTGTTCGATAACCTACGATTATTTGGTTATTGCTACAGGAAGCCAAGCTAACTTTTTGCAAGTGTCTGGCGCACCGCAGCACACTTTTCCTTTGAGAACCTTGGAAAATGCTGTAACTTTACGCAACCATATTATTTACTGTTTTGAGCAGGCTGTAAAACAAAGCGGTGAAGATATGGCTCAAAAGCTGACTTTTATAATCGTTGGCGGCGGCCCGACTGGGGTAGAGATGGCGGGAGCGTTGCAGGAATTAATCCACGATTGTTTAATTAAAGATTATCCTCAATTAGACTTGCGCCAAGCCAAAGTGATTCTATTACAGTCAGGGTCGAGTTTACTTAGTACCTATCCACAAAGTCTATCTAAATATACCTTGCGTCAATTACGCGATCGCGGTGTGAAGGTACATTTTAATAACCGAGTTAAGGCAGTTTCCCCGACAGAGGTAGTTCTAGAAGATAACACCAGGATTGCTACTTCTACTATCATCTGGACAGCAGGAGTAGAAGCCAATTTTCCCGAACCAAAAGAAGCTGTGGCTACAGCTAGTAAAAATAAGATTGAAGTTTTAACTACACTACAGCTACCAAAATATCCTCATGTTTATGTTGCGGGAGATGCAGCTTATGTCGAACAAAACGGTAAACCCTTAATTGGAGTTGCCCCAGAAGCTTTACAGTTAGGAGGAGCGATCGCCAAAAATATCAAGCTACAGCTAAGAGGGAAAGCCCCAACAGCATTTAACTACTTTAATAAGGGCAGAGCAGCTATTATTGCTCGTAATGCAGGAGTAATCTATCTACTGGGCAAGATTCCCTTGAGCGGTTTTTTGGCTTGGCTTTTGTGGTTGGGCATCCATGTTTACTATTTACCAGGATTGTCAAACCGCGTTAAACTTTTGGGTGCTTGGTTAAAAGATTATATCTGGCGCGATCGCTCTGTACAACAAGTTTTTACGGCGACAAATTCTCCAGACAAAATGTGA
- a CDS encoding cysteine desulfurase family protein: MQIYLDNSATTKPRPEAIALAQTVLQQQWGNPSSLHNWGQRAATVIETARLQVASLLNARDPESIVFTSGGTEANNLAILGVARQYSTPQHLIISSVEHSAINEPAKLLEKWGWQITRLPVNQYGRVNPLDLQASLQKNTVLVSIIYGQSEVGTLQPIERLAKITRDHGSLFHTDAVQVAGRLPIDVERLGVDLLSLSSHKIYGIQGAGALYIRRGIQLVPLLGGGGQEKNIRSGTQALPAIAALGIAAELAAAEMSVEISRLQRLRDRLFDLLADYPCLEITGDRLYRLPHHVSLILSDRFAAKAKDVTGKTIVRQLNMAGIGISAGSACHSGKLNPSPILLAMGYDAAAAKRGIRLTLGKDTTEADIDWTAMVLKQVICRLMPPLVCC, encoded by the coding sequence ATGCAGATTTATTTAGACAACAGCGCGACAACTAAACCGCGTCCAGAAGCGATCGCCCTAGCCCAAACTGTATTGCAGCAGCAATGGGGTAATCCTTCTAGTCTGCATAATTGGGGACAAAGAGCCGCTACAGTTATCGAAACGGCTAGATTACAGGTAGCTAGCTTACTTAATGCTCGTGATCCAGAATCGATTGTTTTTACCTCTGGAGGAACTGAAGCCAATAATTTAGCTATCTTAGGAGTTGCTAGGCAATATTCTACTCCCCAGCATCTAATAATTTCTAGCGTTGAGCATTCAGCAATTAACGAACCTGCCAAGCTTCTAGAGAAATGGGGTTGGCAGATAACAAGATTGCCCGTTAACCAATATGGTAGAGTCAATCCTCTAGATTTACAGGCTTCTCTGCAAAAAAATACAGTTTTAGTCTCAATTATCTATGGACAAAGTGAAGTTGGTACGCTGCAACCGATAGAACGATTAGCCAAAATAACGAGAGATCACGGTAGCTTGTTTCATACTGATGCAGTGCAGGTTGCAGGGCGTTTGCCTATTGACGTAGAGCGGTTGGGAGTAGATTTATTATCTCTTTCCTCTCACAAAATTTATGGTATCCAGGGCGCAGGGGCGTTATATATTCGTCGTGGTATTCAGCTTGTACCTTTATTGGGTGGCGGTGGACAAGAAAAGAATATTCGTTCGGGAACTCAGGCTTTACCTGCGATCGCCGCTTTAGGAATTGCAGCAGAATTAGCAGCAGCAGAAATGTCCGTAGAAATTTCTCGTTTGCAGAGATTACGCGATCGCCTATTTGACTTATTGGCTGACTATCCTTGCCTAGAAATTACAGGCGATAGACTATACAGGCTGCCTCACCATGTCAGTTTAATTTTAAGCGATCGCTTTGCTGCCAAAGCCAAAGACGTGACGGGAAAAACAATTGTGCGTCAGCTAAACATGGCAGGAATTGGCATTAGTGCAGGTTCTGCTTGTCATAGTGGCAAACTTAATCCCAGTCCCATTTTATTAGCAATGGGTTATGATGCTGCTGCTGCTAAAAGAGGCATCCGTTTAACCTTGGGCAAAGATACCACCGAGGCAGACATCGACTGGACAGCCATGGTTCTAAAACAAGTTATTTGCCGTCTGATGCCGCCTTTAGTGTGCTGCTAA
- a CDS encoding high light inducible protein, with the protein MENQGNKFGFTKFAEDWNGRLAMLGFVIGVAVEYFTGQGILSQIGIM; encoded by the coding sequence ATGGAAAACCAAGGAAATAAATTCGGCTTTACTAAATTCGCAGAAGACTGGAATGGTCGCCTAGCTATGTTAGGCTTTGTCATTGGTGTTGCTGTAGAGTACTTTACTGGTCAGGGAATTCTTAGCCAAATTGGAATCATGTAG
- a CDS encoding Uma2 family endonuclease: protein MVTTPSKLITLENFLALPETKPAREYIDGKIIQKPMPQGEHSTIQAELIIALNGTLKPQKIARAFPELRCTFAGRSTVPDVTIFTWDRIPRQDNGKIANVFNLEPDWTIEILSPGQSHTKVVKNILHCLDNGTQLGWLIDPDEQLILVYFPQQKPAFFEAATDVLPVPDFAKAFELTLGELFGWLME from the coding sequence ATGGTTACAACTCCCTCTAAACTCATCACTTTAGAAAATTTTTTGGCATTACCAGAAACTAAACCTGCCAGAGAATATATCGACGGCAAAATTATTCAAAAACCAATGCCTCAAGGCGAACATAGTACGATACAAGCAGAATTAATTATTGCTCTTAATGGCACGCTTAAACCCCAAAAGATTGCTAGAGCCTTTCCCGAGTTAAGATGTACATTTGCTGGGCGTTCTACTGTACCTGATGTCACTATATTTACTTGGGATCGAATTCCACGCCAGGACAATGGCAAAATAGCAAATGTTTTTAACTTGGAACCAGATTGGACAATCGAAATTTTATCTCCTGGTCAAAGTCATACAAAAGTAGTCAAAAATATTCTTCATTGTTTGGATAACGGTACACAGTTAGGCTGGTTAATCGATCCTGACGAGCAGTTAATCTTAGTCTATTTTCCCCAGCAAAAGCCCGCGTTTTTTGAAGCAGCAACAGACGTTTTACCCGTACCAGATTTTGCCAAAGCTTTTGAGCTAACTTTAGGAGAATTATTTGGCTGGCTAATGGAATAG
- a CDS encoding histidine triad nucleotide-binding protein — MTDTIFGKIIRREIPADIVYEDDLTLAFKDVSPQAPTHILVIPKKPIPRLSEASPEDAALMGHLLMTVKKIAEQVKLSNGYRVVINNGVDARQSVDHLHLHILGDRTMNWPPG; from the coding sequence ATGACAGATACTATTTTCGGTAAGATTATTCGTCGTGAGATTCCTGCCGATATTGTCTACGAAGATGATTTAACTTTGGCGTTTAAAGACGTTAGCCCTCAAGCACCAACTCATATTTTAGTAATTCCCAAAAAGCCTATCCCTCGACTGTCAGAAGCGAGTCCAGAAGATGCAGCACTGATGGGACATTTGTTAATGACGGTTAAAAAGATTGCTGAACAGGTAAAGCTTAGTAATGGCTATCGGGTAGTAATTAATAATGGTGTAGATGCAAGACAAAGCGTAGATCATCTGCATCTGCATATTCTAGGCGATCGCACTATGAACTGGCCACCTGGATAA
- a CDS encoding MotA/TolQ/ExbB proton channel family protein, with the protein MNFLEIIDKGGPSMYPLLLLSVLSIATILERLWFWSRVVFKERKIFNRLMEAADRNWDLVGKIAQEHINHPLGNFVYSPFRLSNPDPDMFHIALESAAEEQLARMRKGDKTLEAIIALSPLLGLFGTVWGLIQALSSIKISDLGTADTSGVTLGIGESLISTAVGLLIAIISLSFYRLFQAFWSNQIRVLRRTGSRLEVMYRDRWMQEDDDQPKNIVVDNEGYTFVNIKPPLNEQ; encoded by the coding sequence GTGAACTTTCTAGAGATTATTGATAAGGGTGGTCCGTCTATGTATCCCTTGCTTTTGTTGTCAGTGTTATCTATTGCGACAATTCTAGAGCGACTTTGGTTTTGGTCTAGGGTAGTTTTTAAAGAGAGAAAAATATTTAATCGCCTGATGGAAGCTGCCGATCGCAATTGGGATCTAGTCGGCAAAATTGCTCAGGAACATATTAACCATCCTTTAGGAAATTTTGTTTATTCTCCTTTTAGATTATCTAATCCTGACCCTGATATGTTTCATATTGCTTTAGAATCCGCAGCAGAAGAACAGCTAGCGCGGATGCGTAAGGGAGATAAGACCTTAGAGGCAATTATTGCTCTTTCGCCTCTACTTGGCTTATTTGGTACGGTTTGGGGTCTAATTCAAGCGTTGAGTTCGATTAAAATTAGCGATTTAGGCACAGCCGATACTTCTGGAGTAACTTTAGGTATTGGTGAATCTTTGATTTCTACTGCTGTGGGACTTTTGATTGCCATCATTAGCTTGAGTTTTTATCGTTTGTTTCAGGCTTTTTGGTCAAATCAAATTAGAGTATTGCGCCGTACTGGTAGTCGTTTAGAAGTAATGTATCGCGATCGCTGGATGCAGGAAGACGATGATCAACCCAAAAATATTGTAGTGGATAATGAAGGATATACTTTTGTTAATATTAAACCACCACTCAATGAACAATGA
- a CDS encoding universal stress protein yields the protein MKKILLCTDGSAYSQVSYEYAAWLAQRKPFAIEILYVTDHRGEQATQAADFSGSIGVDSYQQLLSELVELESAKAKVNHQRAKIILEEAKQFFSDRHIDEVKLTHETGFLVDLFHKLETNSDLIILGKRGENANFATEHLGANMERIVRASHKPCLVTPKKFKPIKRILLAYDGGQSCQKALDYLAKMSEFSDLELHIICVTKRDQETARKHLSTASEIVKAGGFNPICEVLQGNPEPEMEKYVAEKNIDFLLMGAYGHSRIRHLVIGSTTAQMLRSSHIPVVLFR from the coding sequence ATGAAAAAAATTCTTTTATGCACCGATGGTTCTGCGTATTCTCAAGTAAGCTATGAGTATGCAGCATGGCTGGCACAACGCAAGCCATTTGCTATTGAAATCCTTTATGTAACCGATCACCGTGGAGAACAAGCGACCCAGGCTGCCGATTTCTCTGGTAGTATCGGTGTTGATTCCTATCAGCAGCTTTTAAGTGAGTTGGTAGAGTTAGAATCAGCTAAAGCTAAGGTTAATCATCAAAGAGCGAAAATTATCCTCGAAGAAGCCAAGCAGTTTTTTAGCGATCGCCATATAGATGAGGTTAAACTGACTCACGAAACAGGTTTTTTGGTTGATTTATTTCACAAGCTAGAAACTAATAGTGATTTAATCATCTTAGGCAAGCGGGGAGAAAACGCTAACTTTGCCACCGAACATCTAGGCGCAAACATGGAACGTATTGTGCGCGCTAGTCATAAACCCTGCTTAGTTACTCCTAAAAAATTTAAACCAATCAAGCGCATTTTATTAGCTTACGACGGAGGTCAAAGCTGTCAAAAAGCTTTAGATTATTTGGCTAAAATGTCTGAGTTTAGCGACTTAGAATTACATATAATTTGTGTGACTAAGCGCGACCAAGAAACCGCCAGAAAACACTTATCAACCGCCTCAGAAATAGTAAAGGCAGGCGGATTTAATCCTATATGTGAAGTGCTACAGGGCAACCCAGAACCAGAAATGGAAAAGTATGTCGCCGAGAAAAACATTGATTTTCTCTTAATGGGTGCTTATGGTCATAGTCGTATTCGTCATTTAGTTATTGGCAGCACTACGGCTCAAATGCTTCGCAGTTCCCATATACCTGTTGTTTTATTTAGGTAG